The following is a genomic window from Armatimonadota bacterium.
CGAGCGTTCGATGCGATGCGTCCGGATCTGTGCCTGCTGACCGAAAGCGAGTTATGGCCCAACTTCCTGTCGTCCGCTCGCCGGCGCGGTGTGCCGACGATGGTGGTGAATGGCCGCGTGTCGGACCGAACGTTGCGCCGCCTGCGCTTGCTGCGGCCGTTCTTCCCGTGGATCGTGCGCCGCGTTGACCGGTTCTGCATGCAGTCCGACGGGGATGTCAGGCGTATCGTGCATTTCGGGGCCGATCCGCGGCGGACCGCCAACCTCGGCAATGTCAAGTTCGACCAGATCATCGCGCGCGTGCCTGCCGACGGGCGGGCGGAGCTTGCGCGGGAACTCGGCGTCGCCGGCGCGGAAACCGTCGTGCTCGCCGCCTCGACCCACGCGGGCGAGGAGAGGACTGCGCTGGACGCGTTTCACACTGTGCGACAAGTGGACCCCGCGGCGCGGCTGATCATCGCCCCGCGGCACATCGAGCGCGCCGCAGAGATCGAACAGGCGGTCGCCCAAGCCGGCCTACGGTCGCGGCGGCGCACCGACGGCCCGTCCGCGTCGGCTGAAGGGCCCAACACCGTCGTCATTCTGGACACCATCGGCGAGCTGGAGCGGGTGTACGCGGTGGCGACGGTTGCGTTCGTTGGGGGCAGCTTTGCGCCGATCGGCGGCCATAACGTTCTCCAGGCCGCGGCGCAGGGCGTCCCGTCTGTGTTCGGCCCGCACATGCACAATTTCCGCGACATTGCGGCGATCTTCCTCGACACCGGTCTCGGATTCCAGGTACAGCGGCCGGATGAGTTGGGGCCGAAGCTGGCGTGGCTGCTCGAAGAGCGCAGCCGCGTGCGCGCGATCGCTGACCGCTGTGCGGAGGTGCTCGCGCGGCACCGGGGCGCAGCCGATCGGTGCGTGACCGCGGCGGGGGAAATGCTCAGTTACCGGCCCCCGGGCGTAGAGGCGACGCCCACCAGGCAGTTCCACGCCTTTGCTCTAGGCGCGCTCTCCGGGGCCGACGGGAGTAATGGGGCACGCCTGTTGGTGGCGCTCCTCACGCCGGCGTCAGTCCTGTACTGGCTGGGGCTCAAGGTGAACCGGCTGATGTATCGGATTGGGCTGGCGCGGGTGACCCGGTTGCCCGCGCGGGTGATTAGCATTGGTAACTTGACGACAGGCGGCACGGGGAAGACGTCGGCTGCGGCTGTGCTCGCCGCCGCGGCCGTCGAGAGCGGAAGCCGTCCGGCGATTCTCAGCCGCGGCTACGGCCGACGCGACCGGCAGCGAACCGCGGTGGTATCGAACGGCGCGCGGCTGCTCGCGAATCATGTGACTGCCGGCGACGAGCCGTGCCTGCTGGCGAGGAAAGTAGCGGGCGCAGCTGTGCTCGTGGGCAAAGACCGCCGCGAAACCGGCCGCAAGGCGGTGGACGCCTTCGGCGCCGATGTGCTCATACTCGACGATGGATTTCAGTACTGGCGGCTGGCCAAGGACTACGAGATCGTTCTGGTTGACGCGTTGGCGCCGTTCGGGAGCGGGCTCCTGCTCCCGGCCGGGATTCTACGCGAGCCGGTAGACCACATCCGACGCGCGGATGCGGTGTGGATCAGCCACGCCGACCTCGCAGGCGCGAACCGCGTTGCAGCGATCCGGGCTCGGTTGTCGCGTTTCTTCGACGGGCGGATTATCGAGACGGTTCACCGGCCGGTCGAGTTACGGTCGCTGGATGGAGGCGAAACGCTGGAACCTGCGGAATTGAGAGGTAAGCTCGTCGCGGCGCTGTCCGGGATAGGCAACCCGCTTGGATTCGAGTTGACCCTGGAGCGACTTGGGGCGCACGCTCTGCCGGTGCGCTTTCCGGATCATCATCGCTTCACGCCTGAGGATTGCGCGAAGGTGGAGCAGTTCGCGCGGCGGCGCGGTGCGGTGATCGTGACGACCGAGAAGGATGCGGTGCGCCTCGACGTCGACGCTTTCTCAACGCCGGTGTGGATGCTTGAAGTGGCACTGGTTGCGGCGAAGGCGGGAGTCGCCCTGACGTCGGCGGTGGAGAGGTAGATCGGGTGCGAGAGCTTCGCTGGCGACAAATACAGCAGTTCGTCGGTCGCATCATGCTGCTCTTTCTGGCGCGCTACGCGCACCTCATCCCGCGCGCCATCCTGTATCCGCTGGCGCGCGCGCTCGGCTCGTCGGTCATGGCGATCTCACCGCGCCACCGACGCATCGTCATGAGCAACCTGCGCCTGGCCTTCGGCGCCGAGAAATCCGAGGCCGAACTCCGGGTCATCGCACGGCGCTTCTATCAGAACTTTGCGAAAGGCCTGTTCGAGTTCTTACGCATGCCGGCGATGACGCGCGAGGAAATCAAGGCGACCGCTCGACTGGAGGGCGAAGAGCATCTCCAGCAGGCTATGGCGGCCGGCCGGGGTGCAATTCTCATCAGCGCCCACTACGGGAACTGGGAGACGGCCGCTGCTTATTTCGCGATCTCGGGTTATGGCCCGCTCAACGCCATTGCACGGAGCCAGCGCGATCAAGAGGTGACGGAATTGCTGACCAGCGTGCGCACCTATGGCGGGCTGCGGCTGGTGCCGCGCGAAGGCGCAATCCGCGAATGCACTGACCGTCTGGCGCACAATGAGTTGGTCGGGATTATGATTGACCAGAATGCAGGCGACCACGGGGTGTTCGTGGAGTTCTTCGGCAAGTTGGCGTCAACCGCGGCGGGCGCGGCGGTCCTGGCAATCCGCACGGAGTCTCCGGTGATCGCGGCCTTCTGTGTCCGGCAGCCCGACGAAACCCAGAAGTGCATCATCCTCCCACCCCTGAGGATTCAACGCACGGGCGACGTCGAGAGTGACGTTGTGGCGAATACCGCAGTCTTCACGAGAATCGTCGAGCAGGCCGTTCGCGAGCACCCGGATCATTGGTTCTGGCTGCATCGGCGCTGGAAGGCGCGGCCGCCGTGGGAGCGCGGGAAATCCGAATGGGACTGAGCGGTCCGCCGACCGGTGTCACGACCTATGGCGTTTTCGCGCATTCTCATAGTCAAGCTCAGCTCGCTGGGCGACGTCATCCACTCGCTGCCGGTGGCTGGTGCGGTGCGACGCCGGTTTTCCGACGCGGAGATCTCGTGGCTGGTAGGGCCGGCATCGGCGAGCGTGGTGGGCATGTGCCGGCACGTAGATCGAGTCGTCGTGTGGGAGCCGGGCAGACGCAGTCGGCTCGCGCTGGCCTCGGATCTGCGTGGGGTTCACGCGCGGGTCGCCTTGGACATGCAGGGGCTCTTGCGCACCGCCGGACTTGCGTGGCTCAGCGGCGCGCGATGGCGCATCGGCTTCCGCTCTTTCCAGGAGGGCGGGTTCGTGCTCTGCAACCTGCGCGTCGTGCCGCCCCGCACCGATATTCACGCGGTTGATGCATATCGCGAGTTCGGTCGGCGCCTCGGTGCCGACGATGGATCGCCTGACTTCGGCCTCGCGGTGCCGCGGTGGGCGCAACGGCGCGCGGCGGCGCTGGTTCCCGCCGGCCGGGGCGGGCGGAGGATCGCCCTTCTGCCGGGCACGCGTTGGCCGACGAAGAAATGGCCGGCGCGGCACTTCGCGGCGCTGGCGAGAGACCTAGACGAACTGGGCGCGCAGTCCGTCGTGCTGGGCGATCGCGACGACCGGCTAGACGGCTCCACGATCGCGTCGGCTGCTCCTCACTCCGCGGTTGACCTGACCGGGCGGACGTCCCTGGTGGAGTCGGCTGCGGTCATCGCTCACTGCGACCTGGCGGTGGGCAACGACTCCGGCTCGATGCATCTCGCAGCCGCGCTGGGCACACCAGTGGTGGCGCTGTTCGGGCCGACCGACCCGGTGCGGACCGGGCCGTATGGGGCGGGGCACGCCGTGCTGGAAGCACCGGTCCCGTGCGTGCGATGCCGGCGCCGCAGGTGTCGTTTCCCCTGCATGGAGAAGTTGCGCCCGGAGATTGTGCTGCAGGCGGTGCGGACACGCCTCGGCTGGTAACGGCAAGCCGGCGCTAAGGCTGCTCGCGGCGGCGGACACGGCTAGGACCGAGGGAGCGATGCGCGGGGTCGCGGTGACATGAGCGCACTCACCATACTCCATCTGCTGCCGTGGCTGAACTACGGGGGCGTCGAGAAGTACGTCATCGGCCTCAGCGCGGCCCTGCAGCGGCGCGGTCATCGCTGCATCATCGTCAGCAGCGGCGGAAAGCTGGAAGGAGAGGCGGACGCCGCTGGCATCCGCCACATTCCACTACACATCCGCGGACGGCGCGGGCTTTCCGCCGTCCCCAGACTCGCTGCAATCATTGACCGCGAGCACGTTGACCTGCTCGCCGCGCACAACTGGACCGCGGGCGCCGTTGGCTTCCTGGCGAGCCGGCTGGCGCGTATCCCGTACTGCTTCACGGTTCATGGGATGCGCGAGCCGATCCAGCGTTTCCTCGTGTACTATTGGGGAGAGAAGGTGATCACGGTGAGCGCGGCCGGCCGCGACCACCTGATACGCAAGTTCCATCTCCCGCCCCAGCGCGTCGTGACCAGCGTGATCGGAGTTGATGCCGAGAGATTCCGCCCGGGCCCTCCGGCGTTGTCGCTCGTTCATGAACTCGGCCTCGACCGCGCGGCGCCCAAGATCGTGCACGTCAGCCGTTTCAGTCGAGGCAAGGGCGAGGTCGCGCTGCGTTTGATCGAGGCGGCGCGGGGGATCGAGGGCACTGCCCCCGGCTTCCAGGCAATCATCGCCGGTGTTGGAGCACTGGCTGATGAGATTGCAGCTCGCGCCGACGACGCCAACCGTGGCCTCGGCCGCCGCGCGTTTGTGTTTGTCGGCGGCCGGTCCGATGTGCCGGAGCTGATGAGCCTAGCCGACGTCGTCGTAGGGACGGCTACGGTCGCGTTGGAAGCGATGGCGTGCGGCAAGCCGGTCGTCGCGGCGGGCAAGGCGGGTTTTGTGGGTGTTGTAACGCCGGAGACCCTTGCGGCGGCGAATGCGACGTGCTTCGGCGATCACGCAGCCCCTGAACGGGTTACGTTCGACAACCTTGCAGGAGCCATCGGAGGCGTGCTTTCCGATGCCAGCAGGGGCGAGGAACTCCGCGAGTTCAGCAGGCGAGCGGTACTGCGTTCGTTCACGATGGGCCATGCCGCGGAGAGCGTCGAGCGCGTGTACGGTGACGTGTTGTCGGGGAGCAGGCCTGTGCGCCGCATCGCGGCATTCCACCTCAACCAGGTCGGCGACTTGCTCTTCTCTCTGCCGACGCTCGCTGCGCTGCGGCGGCGGTTCCCGCACGCGGAGATCACCAGCGTACTGCGGCCGAATCTGGCCGAGTTGATGCAGGAGTGCCCGTTCATAGACAACGTCATCCTTCGTCGGGGCGGCGTCGCGCGCGAAATCCGCGTCGCGCAAGAGCTGCGGCGCCGCGGCGTTGACGTTGCGGTCGCCTTCTCGCAGTCCTCGTCAACGGCGTTGCAGACATTCGTCTGCGGGGCGCGCACGCGGATCGGTTTCGTGGATGCGGACACGGGCTGGCTGTTGAATCGGCGGGTGCACGTACGCGGCCTGCCGTGGCCGGGGAAGCTCGGGCGACTGGCCATATGCCTCGGCGCGGATGCACCGGGCAGTAGTTATGTTGGTATGCTGCGCATCCCATCGGCTGTGCGCAAGCGCGCTGGCGCGCTGCTGCAAGGCCACGGGGTCGAGTCTGCCGCAAGGCTTGCGGTTATCGCCCCTGCCGCATCCGGCCGGCAGCGATACAAGGGGTGGTACCCGGCGCGGTTCGCGGAGGTCGGTGACTATCTGCACGAGCGGTGGCGCACGACGGTCGTGCTGGTTGGCGCGCCGGGCGAAGCGGTCGAGGTCAGCCGGGTCGCAAGCGCGATGTCGGCGCGGGCGGTAAACCTGACAGGCGAAACAAGCACCGGTGAACTGGCGGCCATCCTCGAGCGCGCCGACCTGCTCGTGGGTGTGGACAGCGGCCCGGTTCACCTTGCCGCCGCGATGGGCACTCCCGTGGTGGTTCTATTCGGGCCGACTGACCCATCGCGCACCGCGCCGCAGGGAGAGGGACACGAAGTGGTGACGGCGGGGCTCGATTGCGGTCCCTGCACGAAGCCCTGCGCGACTATGGAGTGCATGAAGGCGATAACGGTGGAACTGGTGACTGCGGCGGTGGACAAGGTCTTCGCGCGGGCGAAGTAGCGTGGAGTGGTGATACTCATGGGCGGAGCGCGCGACGAGTTCCTCTTCAGTCCCTGTGGCGCGCGTTTGGCTGTGAGCTGCCGGGCCTACTTCCTGGCAATGGCGCCGACGCCGGTGCCGGGATAGCGGCGCGCGAGGATGCGCCGGAGAACGCCGAGCACCGGGATGCGCTTCAGTCGTTCGCGCGCGCAGGATGAAGGCGAGCGCCAGATCTGGAGGATCGTGAATCCCGCTTGACGTAGCATCGCCTCCAGCGCCATCGGCGCGAAATGCCAGCGGTGGTATACAGGCTGCCACCCGTGCCATGCCAGGCCAAGCACGCGCGCATCGTAAGACTCGTAGTTTGGCACCTCGACGGCAATGATGCCGCCCGGCGCCAGCCACCCACGTATCTTGCTCAGCGCGTTGAGTGGGTCTGCGAGGTGCTCCAGGACATGCCATGCGGCGACGACGTCGAGCGCCTCGGCGGGGTAAGTGGCGTCCTCGAGCGAACTCACCTCGACGCGGAGCCCAAAGTGGCGACGGCAGAAGTCCGCGGCGGCGCTGGAGATGTCCATCCCGCGCACGTCGAACCCGCCTCTCCGCGCCGCCTCCAGGAAGTAGCCGTGGCCAACGCCGATCTCCAGCAGTCGTCGCCCCGGCGCGGCGCGGCGCACCCGGGCCATACGGCGCCGCTCAACGCGCACCGAGCGTTCAATCTCAGCCGGTGACGGCTCAACGCCGGCTCGCTCGCAGTGCAGATACGCCTCATTGTATGACGGCTCGTCGGTAACGTCGAGCGTCCCCGCCAACCCGCACTGCTCGCAGCGTACGATCTTTGTCCCGGCGACCTCGATCAGAAGTGAGCGCCCATGCGCGCCGCAGAGGTAGCACCGGCCGGTGTCTGTGGTGTGTGGACTCATGTGAATTGACAGGCGGCGGCGTGCCGCCGTCGAGCAACCGGGGCGAGTGGATCGTGGCGCCTCGCATAGCTTGAGCGCCGCCGGCATTGCCCTCCGTGGCCGCCGCGAGAGGGCCGCGCGCAGGCGAACAGAATCATCTGTTCCAGACCATGACCGCGAACGACCCGAAATGCGCCGCCGGCGGCCAGCCGGCCCCGGACCCCGCGCTCACGTTCATCATCATCACGTGGAATAGCCGGCACGTCATTGGCAAGTGCCTGGAAACGCTGCGCGCGACGCGTGGCGGCTGCCCGGGCGTCGTGGTCGTTGTGGACAACGCTTCCACCGATGGCACGGCCGAGGCCGTCGCGAGGGCGTGCCCCCAAGCGCAAGTCGTGCGGCACCAACGCAATCTGGGGTTTGCCGCAGCCGCGAACCGAGGCTTGGCGGCGGTGCGAACGCCGTTCGCCGTCATCCTGAACCCCGACACCTTTGTTTCCCCGGATATCGCTGTCGAACTGGCGCGGCGCATGACGCACATGCCCGAAGTCGGCATCGCCACCTGCCGTCTGCTGACGCCCGCCGGCTCCGAACATCCTTCGTACGGCCTGCGTTACCCCGGCGAGCGGCGCGCGATTGCCACCGGCGCCACCGGCGGCCCGGGAGTGCTTGAGGTCGCGTACGTGTATGGGGCGCTCATGGTCGTCCAGATGGACGCCGCGCGGCAGGTGGGGCCGTTCGACGAGCGATTCTTCATGTACTACGAGGACGCGGACTGGTGCTGTCGGATGCGCCGCGCGGGATGGCGCGTGGTGCTTTTCGCCGACCGCTGCGCAACACATCTCGGGGGCGAGTCCTCCACCGGCGTGTCCGGCCCCAGCGTCGCCGAGCGCTACTTCCGCTCCGAGTTGCTGTTCCGGGGAAAGCACTACCCCGGCGCAAGCCACTGGTACCTGCTCGCCAAACGAACCGTGGCGACTATCATTCGTCTCGGCACGTACAGCTGCCTCTGTGCTGTCAGCAATCATCAGGGCCTGTGGCGTAAATGGATCAAGTATCGAGCGCGGGCGGCGGTCCTGATGGAGTATCTGCTCCAGCGCCCGACCGCCGACCAGCGTTAACCGGACCGCCGTTCGCCGGGCTTGCAGTGATGGCAGCCGCGCGCAGGGCGCGTCGCCAGTTCCCACAACTTTGCCTCCCACAACATGACCTGTGATGCGTCGAACAGCGCAAGGATGAGCCCCGCGGTCCCGTCGAGCAACCCGAGACGCANNNNNNNNNNNNNNNNNNNNNNNNNNNNNNNNNNNNNNNNNNNNNNNNNNNNNNNNNNNNNNNNNNNNNNNNNNNNNNNNNNNNNNNNNNNNNNNNNNNNTGGTTGCACGCAGTCCTTCTGTCTCCGTAGTTACCCCGTCACACACGCCGTCCGGCGGAGTCAGCGGTGCATTCCCAACACATGGCAACCGCCACCTCGCGCCGGACGTCAAACGCGAAAGGTCATCGCCGCGCGCTGGCCGAAGGGATTCGCAAGTCGCTTGCGTTGGAGGGATTCATGCCACAGCACCGCCCCCGCGCGATCGTCGTCGGGATAGACTCGGTATCCATGAAACTGCTCAAGCGCTTCGCCGCGGAGGGATGCCTGCCGCACATCTCCGAACTCATAGCGCGCGGCGCCGCGCTGCACGCGATGTCATGCATCCCCGCCTACACGCCCACCAACTGGGCCACCCTGGCCACCGGCGCGTGGCCGGGCACGCACGGAGCGGGGCTGTGGCACGATACCGCCCCCGCCGACCCGCCGCACCGCCAGCCGATGTCAACCTTCGATTCGCGCGCCATCACGGCCGAGACCGTGTGGGAGGCGGCGGAACAGCAGGGGCTCACGTCCCTCGTAATCGCATATCCCGGGTCGTACCCGTCGCGGCTCAGGCGGGGGATGGTCGTCGCGCCGCTGCCGCAAGGGCTCTGGTCGTGGGATGTCGTGCACGGGCGCGAATACTGCGCGGGCGTCGAGCGGCGCGGCGCGCAGGCGCTGGCGCTCGAGGGTGCCGCCGACTGGCCCGGCATGCCCACGGATTCCCTCAAGGCGCTCGTGCCCGTCACCGAGGCCGGCTCACGCGACGCCTCCGTCGTCGGCGCCGTCGAGGACGGCGCCACCGCTGCCGGTCGCCAGGCCGGCGACGCCCGCAGTGTGAGCTTCTGGCTGGTCGTTCCGAAGGGAGCCGCGGGCTATGATCGAGCGCTTCTCTTCGACGACGCCGGCGGCGCGAAGCCGGTCGCTGAGATGCGCTCCGGCGAATGGAGCGAATGGATCATTCGGGAACTGCCGACCGCCTCTGGCCCGCGTGCGGTGTCGGTCAGATTCAAGCTGCTGGAGCTGAGTGCGGACGGCGCGCGCATTCGACTCGTGCGCTCGGCCATGTATCCCACTACCGATTTCACGGATCCCGCGGAGCTGTCGCCGGAGCTCATCGAGAGAATCGGTCCGTACTTCGAGCATGCCGCTCTGGCCAATGCCTCCGACTTTGCGTCGTATGAGGAATCGGTGTACGACGAGATGGAGTATCAGGTGGATTGGCAGGTGAAGGCGGCGGCGCACTTGCTGAACACGCGGGGCTGGGACATCTTCTACAACCACTGGCACTTCCCCGATTCGGTGCAGCATCGCTTCATGAGCCAGGCCGATCCCGACTCACCGCATTACGACCCCGCGCACGCGGACGCCTATCTCTCCGTGCTGCGGCGGTCGTGCGAGTTGGGCGACCGCCTGCTCGGCGGGCTGGCGGAGTTGGCCGGGCCGGAGACGTGCATTGCAGTCGTGTCAGACCACGGCAATGCGAGCAACAAGTACGCGTGCCATCTCGGCCGACGGCTTCAGGAGGTGGGCCTGCTGCGGCGCACCGGCCCGAGTGACGACGACCCGATCGACTGGGCGAATACGCTCGCCTACCAGCACGGCAGCTTTCAGGTCAACGTGAACCTTCGCGGCCGCGAGGCACACGGGTCAGTCGAGCCGGCGGAGCACGATCGCGTGGTGGATGAAATCATCAACGCGCTGCTGGACTGGCGCAATGACGACGGGATGCGCGCGGTGGCGTTTGCGCTGAGGAAAAAGGATGCGCCGATCATCGGTTACTGGGGCGAGCGGACGGGGGACGTGGTGTTCATCTACAACGCGGGCTTCGCGTGGGTCAAGCCGCACGGCGATGCGACGATTGCGCCTGCGCCGCCGGGAGCGAACCACGGGCCGCAGGTGCCGACCGCCGAAACCGCGCTGAGCAGCAACCTCGCGGCATGGGTCATCGCCGGTCCGGGCATCAAGCAGGGCTACGAGCGCGACATGAACCGCCTCGGCCCATCGCGGCTGATAGACTTCGTCCCGACCCTCTGCCACGCCCTG
Proteins encoded in this region:
- the lpxK gene encoding tetraacyldisaccharide 4'-kinase, with the protein product MAVQHPVSKPSPTILTWPAPAPEALPAFDWRLLLYNLAQLLFAPLLGLYVLWRIVVRGKLRAGWRERLGFVPAAGRHRPGGPHIWLHAVSVGEVAAASCLLDTIKRRMPAARVVLTTTTATGREMAERTCRGADAVFFFPFDLMPAVERAFDAMRPDLCLLTESELWPNFLSSARRRGVPTMVVNGRVSDRTLRRLRLLRPFFPWIVRRVDRFCMQSDGDVRRIVHFGADPRRTANLGNVKFDQIIARVPADGRAELARELGVAGAETVVLAASTHAGEERTALDAFHTVRQVDPAARLIIAPRHIERAAEIEQAVAQAGLRSRRRTDGPSASAEGPNTVVILDTIGELERVYAVATVAFVGGSFAPIGGHNVLQAAAQGVPSVFGPHMHNFRDIAAIFLDTGLGFQVQRPDELGPKLAWLLEERSRVRAIADRCAEVLARHRGAADRCVTAAGEMLSYRPPGVEATPTRQFHAFALGALSGADGSNGARLLVALLTPASVLYWLGLKVNRLMYRIGLARVTRLPARVISIGNLTTGGTGKTSAAAVLAAAAVESGSRPAILSRGYGRRDRQRTAVVSNGARLLANHVTAGDEPCLLARKVAGAAVLVGKDRRETGRKAVDAFGADVLILDDGFQYWRLAKDYEIVLVDALAPFGSGLLLPAGILREPVDHIRRADAVWISHADLAGANRVAAIRARLSRFFDGRIIETVHRPVELRSLDGGETLEPAELRGKLVAALSGIGNPLGFELTLERLGAHALPVRFPDHHRFTPEDCAKVEQFARRRGAVIVTTEKDAVRLDVDAFSTPVWMLEVALVAAKAGVALTSAVER
- a CDS encoding glycosyltransferase family 9 protein — encoded protein: MAFSRILIVKLSSLGDVIHSLPVAGAVRRRFSDAEISWLVGPASASVVGMCRHVDRVVVWEPGRRSRLALASDLRGVHARVALDMQGLLRTAGLAWLSGARWRIGFRSFQEGGFVLCNLRVVPPRTDIHAVDAYREFGRRLGADDGSPDFGLAVPRWAQRRAAALVPAGRGGRRIALLPGTRWPTKKWPARHFAALARDLDELGAQSVVLGDRDDRLDGSTIASAAPHSAVDLTGRTSLVESAAVIAHCDLAVGNDSGSMHLAAALGTPVVALFGPTDPVRTGPYGAGHAVLEAPVPCVRCRRRRCRFPCMEKLRPEIVLQAVRTRLGW
- a CDS encoding glycosyltransferase translates to MSALTILHLLPWLNYGGVEKYVIGLSAALQRRGHRCIIVSSGGKLEGEADAAGIRHIPLHIRGRRGLSAVPRLAAIIDREHVDLLAAHNWTAGAVGFLASRLARIPYCFTVHGMREPIQRFLVYYWGEKVITVSAAGRDHLIRKFHLPPQRVVTSVIGVDAERFRPGPPALSLVHELGLDRAAPKIVHVSRFSRGKGEVALRLIEAARGIEGTAPGFQAIIAGVGALADEIAARADDANRGLGRRAFVFVGGRSDVPELMSLADVVVGTATVALEAMACGKPVVAAGKAGFVGVVTPETLAAANATCFGDHAAPERVTFDNLAGAIGGVLSDASRGEELREFSRRAVLRSFTMGHAAESVERVYGDVLSGSRPVRRIAAFHLNQVGDLLFSLPTLAALRRRFPHAEITSVLRPNLAELMQECPFIDNVILRRGGVAREIRVAQELRRRGVDVAVAFSQSSSTALQTFVCGARTRIGFVDADTGWLLNRRVHVRGLPWPGKLGRLAICLGADAPGSSYVGMLRIPSAVRKRAGALLQGHGVESAARLAVIAPAASGRQRYKGWYPARFAEVGDYLHERWRTTVVLVGAPGEAVEVSRVASAMSARAVNLTGETSTGELAAILERADLLVGVDSGPVHLAAAMGTPVVVLFGPTDPSRTAPQGEGHEVVTAGLDCGPCTKPCATMECMKAITVELVTAAVDKVFARAK
- a CDS encoding class I SAM-dependent methyltransferase; this encodes MSPHTTDTGRCYLCGAHGRSLLIEVAGTKIVRCEQCGLAGTLDVTDEPSYNEAYLHCERAGVEPSPAEIERSVRVERRRMARVRRAAPGRRLLEIGVGHGYFLEAARRGGFDVRGMDISSAAADFCRRHFGLRVEVSSLEDATYPAEALDVVAAWHVLEHLADPLNALSKIRGWLAPGGIIAVEVPNYESYDARVLGLAWHGWQPVYHRWHFAPMALEAMLRQAGFTILQIWRSPSSCARERLKRIPVLGVLRRILARRYPGTGVGAIARK
- a CDS encoding glycosyltransferase family 2 protein is translated as MAAARGPRAGEQNHLFQTMTANDPKCAAGGQPAPDPALTFIIITWNSRHVIGKCLETLRATRGGCPGVVVVVDNASTDGTAEAVARACPQAQVVRHQRNLGFAAAANRGLAAVRTPFAVILNPDTFVSPDIAVELARRMTHMPEVGIATCRLLTPAGSEHPSYGLRYPGERRAIATGATGGPGVLEVAYVYGALMVVQMDAARQVGPFDERFFMYYEDADWCCRMRRAGWRVVLFADRCATHLGGESSTGVSGPSVAERYFRSELLFRGKHYPGASHWYLLAKRTVATIIRLGTYSCLCAVSNHQGLWRKWIKYRARAAVLMEYLLQRPTADQR
- a CDS encoding alkaline phosphatase family protein, which translates into the protein MPQHRPRAIVVGIDSVSMKLLKRFAAEGCLPHISELIARGAALHAMSCIPAYTPTNWATLATGAWPGTHGAGLWHDTAPADPPHRQPMSTFDSRAITAETVWEAAEQQGLTSLVIAYPGSYPSRLRRGMVVAPLPQGLWSWDVVHGREYCAGVERRGAQALALEGAADWPGMPTDSLKALVPVTEAGSRDASVVGAVEDGATAAGRQAGDARSVSFWLVVPKGAAGYDRALLFDDAGGAKPVAEMRSGEWSEWIIRELPTASGPRAVSVRFKLLELSADGARIRLVRSAMYPTTDFTDPAELSPELIERIGPYFEHAALANASDFASYEESVYDEMEYQVDWQVKAAAHLLNTRGWDIFYNHWHFPDSVQHRFMSQADPDSPHYDPAHADAYLSVLRRSCELGDRLLGGLAELAGPETCIAVVSDHGNASNKYACHLGRRLQEVGLLRRTGPSDDDPIDWANTLAYQHGSFQVNVNLRGREAHGSVEPAEHDRVVDEIINALLDWRNDDGMRAVAFALRKKDAPIIGYWGERTGDVVFIYNAGFAWVKPHGDATIAPAPPGANHGPQVPTAETALSSNLAAWVIAGPGIKQGYERDMNRLGPSRLIDFVPTLCHALGITPPVDCQGAVEYDIFER